From Acinonyx jubatus isolate Ajub_Pintada_27869175 chromosome E2, VMU_Ajub_asm_v1.0, whole genome shotgun sequence:
GCtgccatttacagatgaggaaaccgaggcacagggaGGCAAAGCAACTTTCCTGAGCTCACACCACTACTAAGTGGTACAGTGGGGCTTCTAATCCAGCAGGCTTATTCCAAGTTCATGCTCTTCACCCCTTTGGACACTGCTGCTCACAGAGCCATCCATCCAGGGGTTGTTGAAAGTGACTTCATGAGTGTGAAACctttggaacagtgcctggcatgtggtaagtACACAGGGAGTGTTAGCATTATGATGGCACATAGGGCACGGGGAGGCACCCTCCCTCTCGTTCCTTCAAAAGCAGGCATCTGACCCTTTTGAGGGAAGCAGATGACAGTTCtagccccctccccagaggtctACAGCGAGCTGCTCACACACTGCCCTCCCAAACCCATCCACACGGTCCCCCCTCACTTGCCAAGTCCACCAGGTGGGGTGGAAATACAACAATTAACTGAGGAAATCCCCATTTCCCACAGAGAAAAAGTTGGGTGGTcctggggaggggctgtgagTCAAGGCTAAGGACTCTGAACAAGGCTGGGTGGGGCGCCGCAGAAGTCCTTGGGCAGGCAGCTCCCAtgctcctccccacacccctccctccgCCCTCCTGGCACTACAAAGGCCCTCCCGGCGCTCCCCACATACCTTCTCTCACCATGGAGTTCGACCTGGCTGCAGGTGCGCTCCTGGGAGGTGGGCAGTTTGAGGGGCAGGGGGCCAGATGGAAACCCAGAAACCTCCTCCAAGGGCGCATCTCCTTCGCCTGGACCAGCCCACCCGACTTCTCTCTCCACAGCCCTGGACTCCACCTCCAAGAAGCCACAGGGGACAGCCCAGGTGGGAGACCACAAACACAGCACCCCCAAAGTTCAGGGCCCGTCAGAGGCCGGGGCGGCAGATAAACCGAAGGTAAGTCACCTCAGGACCAGGCACGCGCCTCCCGGTGTGAAGGTGGGGTGTTGCCTTTGAACCCAGGGTCCCGCGAGCGTTGGGGCTTCCAACCTGGGGGCGGGGTAAGGGGTCCTGGCCTCACTGTCCTGCCTGCAACTAGCATGGCCACGGTCACCGCAGCTCCTCAgattccagcagcagcagcagctccgGCGACTCGGACGTGGAAGCAAAGGTAAGAGGCTTTCCCCGCTCCCACCGGCATTCCAGGTGAGGGCAGAGTCCCGGCCCACATGCCGGGCGATCGTTCCACCGGTGGAAccgtctctctcctctcccatccccaccGCCCTCGGCCCCACAGCCTCACGCTGCCGCGTCGGACAAGCACAAAAGCACAGCCGGCAAGGTCAAGAAACCCAAGGTgaaaaagcagaagaagaaagaaaaggcgaAGAAAGAGGCTCCTCACTGACCCACCTGGGCGGGGGGGTCTCATTAAACCTTTTCTCGGCCGGACGGCCGCCTTCCGGTCTCGAGGTGCTGTGGTgtgccggccccgccccgccccgcccgcccgtCCCCCTGCCCCGGCCTGGCCTGCCCCCTGCCGGGCAGCCGCGCGCGCCGCCAAGGAGAGGCCGCCCACGCCGTGCCCATCACGGTTTATTGTTTCCTGAACAGCGGCCGCACTGCGGGGCGGCCTGTGCAGCTGGAGATCTCAGCACCTCGgcgagggagggggcggggtctCGGGAGGGGGGCAGCGCCGGTgccagggcgggggcggggcccccGGGGGCGACGGGCAGAGGGAAGGCGGGCGCGGCCGCCCGGAGCAGCAGCTGGAGGCGGGGGCCGGGTCGCCCTCACCGCACCAGGTGGAAGGTGAGCCAGTACATGAGCAGGGGCTGCGCCGCCGCCACGGCCATGGTCAGGTACATGCGCAGCTGGTTCCTGGCGCCGCGCACCGGGACCCCCTCGGCCGCTGCCTCCGCCAGGATCTTCAGCCGCAGCGTCCGGAtctggggcgggagggggttCACCCTGAGTCGTCGGCcagggcggggcgcctgggtgcacTTCCAagccctgcctctcttcctccacGGGGGTGGCTGGGCTCAAGTTTCTGCTCGTGGGGAGCCCGGGTTCCCCCCAAACCTCCAAACAGATGGCGAGGACTTCCTCCTACCCAAGCCTTGTGAGAAAACGTGAGGGTTCCAAACTCCAAGGGCAGGAGAGTCCCCTGAGTGAGATGGGGACTTCGTGGGGCACACCCTGCCTGAAGAGGTGGCTGGGCTCAGCCACGGCTGCTGCCACCGGCTTATGTTGGCCCGAGGACAATTTTTCAACACAAGccaggatgcttttttttttttttttttaaacttttaaataatgacaTCTAAGTCAAAGTTTATCTGAGGGTCAGTCTTGGCCAGTTTTTGCCCTCTGCTCCTCACATATGCTCACACTGCATCCTCCCAGTACCCTGAGATGCAATTATTCCCCTTTTTACAAAAGGGGAAACAAGGTTAAAGAGGGGAAGTGATTTGCCTGGGACCCAGAGAAGCTACTGCCAGGGGTACTGAAACTTTTTTCATCCTAACAGACGTTCTGGCAGGAAAGCCCACCATGTAAGGAGTGTGGAGTGAGGGCAAGAGCCCACTTTAACAGCCCAGCGgggctccttctcttccttcaggcCCAGCTTGGACaccccctcttccaggaagctctCCTGACTCCCAGGCTCGGGTAGCCACTCCAAGGCTGCTCAGTGCAGTAATGTGCCTCTTGTATCAATTCCCAACCTGACATCCTCTGCTTGGATGCCTCCAGGGGACCCCAACTCTGAGGGCTTGTGCCCTCAAGCCTCATCCTCCCCTGAACCCCAGCTCACCATGAACACAAAGATAGACACGCAGCACCAGCCCAGCACCAGGTAGTAGCCAATCTTCCCAAAGAGCAGGCCCATAAGGACCCCGCCAATCatcctgggaggagaggggaaggctGGTCTGAGGGAGAgggctcagggctggggctggcaggggggaagggggaggggtacTTACCCAACATATTTGTAGCCCAAGAAGGCCACCAGATCGATAGTGGTGAGGTCGGTGTTGACAGTGACCAGGTAGAGACTGAGCAGGATGGCCAGCACCTCCAATGTCAGCCAG
This genomic window contains:
- the CE2H19orf33 gene encoding immortalization up-regulated protein — encoded protein: MLLPTPLPPPSWHYKGPPGAPHIPSLTMEFDLAAALDSTSKKPQGTAQVGDHKHSTPKVQGPSEAGAADKPKHGHGHRSSSDSSSSSSSGDSDVEAKPHAAASDKHKSTAGKVKKPKVKKQKKKEKAKKEAPH